From Hydrogenobacter sp., one genomic window encodes:
- a CDS encoding cytochrome C oxidase subunit I translates to MERKWFLLSIVSLGLGGFLAFVVAMARTPGVYQYFPPGYFYYALIGHVDLAIVIFLLSFTLLVWSRVYEIENRLAFYISLLGFLGVALSAFLGKGTAVSNNYLPTIVHPLFFAGIIFFFSGFTLLALNALKRAFSDILSYDPIKNAVSVSVILGVFMIIAVIPSYLRAGDPSNVYIFYERLFWAPGHIQQFLNGAILLYAWYYLITLLGVEKKLGLLRFANLSFLFFGFLLFSVPILYTDPVSRSAKIFTEVSYAIGLGIPMFFHAFNVVRNIKFDWKNPFSSALTLSLILYFLGVLIAYAGIKADLRVPAHYHGTVTSLTLALMAVSYRLVKEYGYVRSLSSVVRFQPYLYGIGMTLFILGLYFAGRGGAPRKTYGTGYTEDPFVLFSLIVMGVGTLMAVIGGVIFVLYILSLILRGQAHYEVREDKG, encoded by the coding sequence ATGGAAAGAAAGTGGTTTCTACTCTCCATAGTTTCGCTTGGTCTGGGAGGTTTTCTCGCTTTTGTTGTAGCTATGGCAAGAACTCCAGGAGTTTATCAATACTTTCCGCCTGGATACTTTTATTACGCTTTAATAGGACATGTGGATCTGGCTATAGTGATATTTCTACTTTCCTTTACCCTTCTTGTGTGGAGTAGGGTGTATGAAATTGAAAATAGGTTAGCTTTTTATATTTCCCTGCTTGGCTTTTTGGGTGTAGCTCTTTCGGCTTTTTTGGGTAAGGGTACAGCAGTGTCCAACAACTATCTTCCCACTATAGTTCATCCGCTCTTTTTCGCAGGTATTATTTTCTTCTTTTCAGGCTTTACCCTACTCGCTTTGAACGCTTTAAAACGTGCATTTAGTGATATCTTATCTTACGATCCGATAAAGAATGCAGTGAGTGTCAGCGTTATACTCGGTGTTTTTATGATCATCGCAGTGATCCCTTCTTATCTACGTGCAGGTGATCCTTCCAATGTGTATATATTTTACGAAAGGCTCTTTTGGGCGCCTGGACATATACAACAATTTTTGAACGGTGCCATACTCTTATACGCTTGGTACTACCTCATTACTTTATTGGGTGTGGAGAAAAAGCTCGGTCTTTTGAGGTTTGCCAATCTTTCTTTTTTATTCTTCGGTTTTTTGCTTTTTTCTGTACCTATACTTTATACAGATCCTGTCTCCAGATCGGCAAAGATATTTACCGAAGTAAGTTATGCTATAGGTTTGGGTATCCCTATGTTTTTTCACGCCTTTAATGTGGTGAGAAATATAAAATTTGACTGGAAAAACCCCTTTTCCTCGGCTCTTACGCTTTCCCTGATTCTTTACTTTCTTGGTGTACTGATAGCTTACGCAGGTATAAAGGCTGACCTTCGCGTTCCAGCTCATTATCATGGGACTGTAACAAGCCTCACTTTGGCTTTGATGGCTGTCTCATACAGACTTGTAAAAGAGTATGGTTATGTGCGGAGCTTGAGTTCAGTTGTAAGGTTTCAGCCTTACCTTTACGGCATTGGAATGACACTTTTCATACTGGGGCTTTATTTTGCTGGAAGGGGCGGGGCTCCAAGAAAGACTTATGGCACAGGCTATACGGAGGATCCTTTTGTACTTTTTTCTCTCATAGTTATGGGTGTAGGAACACTGATGGCGGTCATAGGTGGTGTTATCTTCGTCCTATACATTTTAAGTTTGATACTGAGAGGGCAGGCTCACTATGAAGTACGGGAAGATAAGGGATGA
- a CDS encoding pantothenate kinase, with product MKNLYTREDLFRKNIYIHGSNDVPDSIEITDKAIIVKRGSQSIEIPLNSMRGKAILDRLSYDGELVQEIYL from the coding sequence ATGAAGAACCTTTATACGAGAGAAGATCTTTTTAGAAAAAATATATACATACATGGATCCAATGATGTACCTGATAGTATAGAGATAACGGATAAAGCTATAATAGTCAAAAGGGGAAGTCAAAGCATAGAGATACCCTTAAACTCAATGCGGGGGAAGGCTATACTTGATAGACTTTCTTACGATGGTGAGCTTGTTCAGGAGATATACTTATAA
- a CDS encoding nucleoside deaminase, whose product MEENFIELCLEEAREAFKLGEIPVGCVIVKDGELIAKAHNLTQKLRDPTAHAEMLAIKKASEKLGEKYLHGCELYVSLEPCLMCSYAMILRRVERLIFLAQDYKHGGVISLYNLFDDVRLNHKVKWEYIPVDEAQKLLKDFFKSLRSQR is encoded by the coding sequence ATGGAGGAAAACTTCATTGAGCTGTGTCTTGAAGAAGCAAGAGAGGCTTTCAAATTGGGAGAAATACCCGTAGGATGCGTGATAGTCAAGGACGGTGAACTCATAGCAAAGGCGCACAATCTCACTCAAAAACTTAGAGATCCCACCGCTCATGCTGAGATGTTAGCTATTAAAAAGGCATCTGAAAAGCTCGGCGAGAAGTATCTTCATGGATGCGAACTTTACGTTAGCCTTGAGCCTTGTCTTATGTGCAGTTACGCTATGATCTTGAGGAGAGTTGAAAGGCTTATCTTTTTAGCTCAAGATTATAAACATGGCGGTGTTATAAGTCTTTATAACCTGTTTGATGACGTCAGGCTCAACCATAAGGTAAAGTGGGAGTATATACCTGTAGATGAGGCTCAGAAGTTACTTAAGGATTTTTTCAAAAGCTTGAGATCTCAACGTTGA
- the cyoE gene encoding heme o synthase has translation MVVKAVALYRSVVRDYILLTKPGIVMLVLITALTGMYLAKKGFPDPWLIFWSLLGTGLASAGSAVLNQFFDRDIDAIMSRTKGRPIPSGSINPLNALIFGVILLAGSFYIMVVFVNPVATFFTAIASFFYVVVYTLALKRKSPLATEIGGVSGALPPVIGYTSVTGQFGMEPLILFLIMFIWQPPHFWVLAVKYAEDYKKANVPTLPVVKGIFQTKVRTLLYTAALFPVSLLPTLYGVAGKIYFFTAFTLSLIYLVLTLRFFFSKDSKGMFLFFYSIVYLALLFSVMVFDMIR, from the coding sequence TCTTACTCACAAAACCGGGCATAGTTATGCTCGTACTTATAACCGCGCTCACGGGAATGTATCTGGCAAAAAAGGGCTTTCCCGATCCGTGGCTCATCTTCTGGTCCTTACTCGGTACTGGACTGGCATCTGCAGGATCTGCGGTACTAAATCAGTTTTTTGACAGGGACATAGATGCCATCATGTCAAGAACAAAAGGTAGACCCATACCATCGGGAAGTATAAATCCTCTCAACGCTCTAATCTTTGGTGTGATATTGCTTGCAGGATCCTTTTACATAATGGTGGTTTTCGTAAATCCAGTTGCCACATTTTTTACAGCTATCGCATCCTTTTTTTACGTAGTTGTTTACACGCTGGCTCTCAAAAGGAAAAGCCCATTAGCTACGGAAATAGGAGGTGTTTCAGGAGCGCTTCCCCCTGTCATAGGCTACACATCCGTTACCGGGCAGTTTGGTATGGAACCTCTCATTCTCTTTCTTATAATGTTTATCTGGCAGCCTCCTCACTTCTGGGTACTTGCGGTAAAGTACGCTGAGGATTACAAAAAAGCGAATGTACCCACACTCCCCGTGGTAAAAGGTATTTTTCAAACTAAGGTGAGAACTCTTCTGTATACCGCAGCACTTTTTCCCGTGAGTTTACTCCCAACTTTATACGGTGTAGCTGGTAAGATATACTTTTTCACAGCTTTTACCTTGAGCCTTATTTATCTTGTCCTCACTTTAAGATTTTTCTTTTCCAAAGACTCTAAAGGTATGTTTCTTTTCTTTTACTCCATCGTATATCTTGCACTTCTTTTCTCAGTTATGGTTTTTGATATGATAAGATAG